The following proteins are encoded in a genomic region of Amycolatopsis sulphurea:
- a CDS encoding DUF6424 family protein — protein sequence MAPSKAAGTHTTPKETHPWSVFVADHPQRADSRWFTAAKRTAKKILATFPDDELPYGPAPWEMHHGGSLWVRGDDGWRMFLARAGIEWSMQFCADPVKVDRLRQDAATLVRAFPGTLPALEKLGYADAPDILSTPIKTAGDVARYTDSLFNSCVPLSRADHQGILPTAAGEHHYPLPVKAGDFIRYDDFPLWVTLNDGTHVAVTPVSPRGQGDGRVRMVFARHGTQAGDAVALAQEEHKAVILPDDHPVAREAFKQQTPH from the coding sequence ATGGCACCATCGAAAGCAGCCGGCACGCACACCACGCCCAAGGAAACGCATCCGTGGAGCGTGTTCGTCGCCGATCATCCCCAGCGCGCGGACTCGCGGTGGTTCACCGCCGCCAAGCGCACCGCGAAGAAGATCCTCGCCACGTTCCCCGACGACGAGCTCCCGTACGGGCCGGCGCCGTGGGAAATGCACCACGGCGGCAGCCTGTGGGTGCGCGGCGACGACGGCTGGCGGATGTTCCTGGCGCGCGCCGGAATCGAGTGGAGCATGCAATTCTGCGCGGATCCGGTGAAGGTCGACCGTCTCCGGCAGGACGCCGCGACGTTGGTGCGGGCTTTCCCCGGCACGCTGCCCGCGCTGGAGAAACTGGGCTACGCCGACGCACCGGACATCCTGTCCACCCCGATCAAGACCGCCGGCGATGTCGCCCGGTACACCGACTCACTGTTCAACAGCTGCGTGCCGTTGAGCCGAGCCGACCACCAAGGCATCCTGCCCACGGCCGCGGGCGAGCATCACTACCCGCTGCCGGTCAAGGCCGGCGACTTTATCCGCTACGACGACTTTCCGTTGTGGGTCACGCTCAACGACGGCACGCACGTCGCGGTGACGCCCGTTTCACCCCGGGGGCAGGGGGACGGTCGCGTACGGATGGTCTTCGCGCGACACGGCACCCAGGCCGGCGACGCCGTCGCACTCGCCCAGGAGGAACACAAGGCGGTCATCCTCCCGGACGACCACCCCGTTGCCCGCGAAGCCTTCAAACAGCAGACACCGCACTGA
- a CDS encoding cytochrome P450: MTSSESTARVMRPYPFPDRAGPELDATYAYLREHEPVSRVQLPYGGWAWLVTRYADVRKVLSDARLSREATVGRDVPRPHQTFIPAGLLSTMDGPEHARLHRLTLRAFTPRRIAELRPRLDELAWQLVDGLVSHGAPADFVELLARPMPITVVREMFGIPYADREIIQRLGGVLMANSAYGMEELRAAWEEFRRYMAGVVAQRRKQPAGDLLSAMVQARDADDRLSEPDLVDLAVTIVLAGYETTANQLANYTYLLLSDRTRYELLVAEPDRVPDAVEELLRFTPIRNTAENPLIALEDLEINGTVIRAGESVIASIASANRDRALTADGDLLDLTRTPTQHLAFSHGMHYCLGAHLARLELQAVLTALVTRLPGLRLAVPEHELIWEPEVVMRRLERLPVQW; encoded by the coding sequence ATGACCTCGTCCGAATCGACCGCGCGAGTGATGCGGCCCTACCCGTTCCCGGACCGGGCGGGACCCGAGCTGGACGCGACCTACGCCTATCTGCGTGAGCACGAACCGGTGTCCCGGGTGCAGCTGCCCTACGGCGGCTGGGCCTGGCTGGTCACCCGCTACGCCGACGTGCGCAAAGTGCTCTCCGATGCGCGGCTGAGCCGGGAGGCCACGGTGGGGCGCGACGTGCCCCGGCCGCACCAGACGTTCATCCCGGCCGGACTTCTGTCCACAATGGATGGACCGGAGCATGCCCGGCTGCACCGGCTGACGCTGCGGGCGTTCACCCCGCGCCGGATCGCCGAACTGCGGCCACGGCTGGACGAACTCGCCTGGCAGCTCGTCGACGGCCTCGTGTCGCACGGTGCGCCCGCGGACTTCGTCGAACTTCTCGCCCGGCCGATGCCGATCACGGTGGTCCGGGAGATGTTCGGGATCCCGTATGCGGACCGGGAGATCATCCAGCGTCTCGGCGGCGTGCTGATGGCCAATTCGGCGTATGGCATGGAAGAACTGCGGGCCGCGTGGGAGGAGTTCCGTCGCTACATGGCCGGGGTGGTGGCCCAGCGCCGGAAGCAGCCCGCCGGGGATCTGCTCAGCGCCATGGTGCAGGCCAGGGACGCCGACGACCGGCTGTCCGAGCCGGACCTGGTCGACCTGGCGGTGACCATCGTGCTGGCCGGCTACGAGACCACCGCCAATCAGCTCGCCAACTACACCTACCTCCTGCTCAGCGACCGGACTCGCTACGAGCTGCTGGTCGCCGAGCCGGATCGGGTGCCCGACGCGGTCGAGGAACTGCTGCGCTTCACACCGATCCGCAACACGGCCGAGAATCCCCTGATCGCGCTGGAGGACCTGGAGATCAACGGCACGGTGATCCGGGCGGGCGAGTCGGTGATCGCCTCCATCGCCTCGGCCAACCGGGACCGGGCGCTGACCGCGGACGGGGACCTGCTGGACCTGACCAGAACGCCCACGCAGCACTTGGCCTTCAGCCATGGGATGCACTACTGCCTCGGTGCTCACCTGGCCAGGCTGGAACTGCAGGCCGTGCTGACGGCACTGGTGACCCGCCTGCCGGGGCTGCGGCTTGCGGTGCCCGAACACGAGCTGATCTGGGAGCCGGAAGTGGTCATGCGCCGGCTGGAACGGCTGCCGGTGCAGTGGTGA
- a CDS encoding phytoene desaturase family protein codes for MNDRKSMIIIGGGLGGLSTGCYAQMNGYRTRILEMHEIPGGCCTAWDKGDYTLDCCISWLLGNGPGNEMHQIWLELGALQGKQMRHFDVFNVVRSRDGRAVYFYSDPDRLQAHLLEISPADAKLIRDFCDGLRKFRKLLAVYPFLKPVGLMGRWERWRMLASFAPYFNVIRKSITTLMTDYSARFTDPLLQEAFNFVLYEKHKNFPVLPFYFQLASHANLSAGVPEGGSLGLSRSIEQRYLRLGGQIDYNTKVEEILVEDDRAVGVRLSDGQELRSDIVVSAADGPTTVMKFLKGRYLNEDYRRLYTETIGEPGMVFPGYFILFLALKKTFPGVDPCTTYLLTEDEAAEMIGIRHPSINVQFRSLHYPELSPEGTTIVYATYFCDIAPWRELDEGPEQVTRVRAGEKLHTLPVRHGRAYSQGKRQVREAMLNFLEQRFPGLRDAVVVRDTSTPLTQVRYTGNYDGTVLGWQPFVESGEKLEELVKKHGPGLPGLAGFYQSGVWATTGGLIRAAASGRQVMQFVCRDDGKEFTASIDETAPPPTHVVIPVGTPPVPGHEPEHSRTFESL; via the coding sequence ATGAACGACCGGAAGTCGATGATCATCATCGGTGGCGGGCTGGGCGGGCTGTCCACCGGCTGCTACGCGCAGATGAACGGGTACCGGACCCGGATCCTGGAGATGCACGAGATCCCGGGCGGCTGCTGCACCGCGTGGGACAAGGGGGACTACACCCTGGACTGCTGCATCAGCTGGCTGCTGGGCAACGGCCCCGGCAACGAGATGCATCAGATCTGGCTGGAGCTGGGTGCCTTGCAGGGCAAGCAGATGCGGCACTTCGACGTGTTCAACGTCGTCCGCAGCCGCGACGGCCGGGCGGTCTACTTCTATTCCGACCCCGACCGGTTGCAGGCCCACCTGCTGGAGATCTCGCCCGCCGACGCGAAACTGATCCGGGACTTCTGCGACGGGCTGCGCAAGTTCCGCAAGCTGCTCGCCGTCTACCCGTTCCTCAAGCCGGTCGGGCTGATGGGCCGGTGGGAACGCTGGCGGATGCTGGCTTCCTTCGCGCCGTACTTCAACGTCATCCGCAAGTCGATCACCACCCTGATGACCGACTACTCGGCGCGGTTCACCGACCCGCTGCTGCAGGAGGCGTTCAACTTCGTGCTGTACGAGAAGCACAAGAACTTCCCGGTGCTGCCGTTCTACTTCCAGCTCGCCTCGCACGCCAACCTGTCCGCGGGCGTGCCCGAGGGCGGGTCGCTCGGCCTGTCCCGCTCGATCGAGCAGCGCTATCTGCGGCTAGGCGGGCAGATCGACTACAACACCAAGGTCGAGGAGATCCTGGTCGAGGACGATCGCGCGGTCGGGGTGCGGTTGAGCGACGGGCAGGAGCTCCGCTCGGACATCGTGGTCTCCGCGGCCGACGGCCCGACCACGGTTATGAAGTTCCTCAAGGGCCGCTACCTCAACGAAGACTACCGACGGCTCTACACCGAGACGATCGGGGAGCCGGGCATGGTGTTCCCCGGCTACTTCATCCTGTTCCTCGCCCTGAAAAAGACCTTTCCCGGCGTCGACCCCTGCACCACCTACCTGCTCACCGAGGACGAGGCCGCCGAGATGATCGGCATCCGGCACCCGAGCATCAACGTGCAGTTCCGCAGCCTGCACTATCCGGAGCTGTCACCGGAGGGCACCACGATCGTCTACGCCACCTACTTCTGCGACATCGCGCCGTGGCGCGAGCTGGACGAAGGCCCGGAGCAGGTCACCCGGGTCCGCGCCGGCGAGAAGCTGCACACGCTGCCGGTGCGGCACGGCCGGGCCTATTCCCAGGGCAAACGCCAGGTGCGGGAGGCGATGCTGAACTTCCTGGAACAGCGGTTCCCCGGCCTGCGGGACGCCGTGGTGGTCCGCGACACCTCCACCCCGCTGACCCAGGTCCGCTACACCGGCAACTACGACGGCACCGTGCTGGGCTGGCAGCCGTTCGTGGAGAGCGGGGAAAAGCTGGAGGAGCTGGTCAAGAAACACGGACCCGGGCTGCCGGGGCTGGCCGGTTTCTACCAGTCCGGGGTGTGGGCGACCACCGGCGGCCTGATCCGCGCCGCCGCCTCCGGCCGTCAGGTCATGCAGTTCGTCTGCCGCGACGACGGCAAGGAATTCACCGCGAGCATCGACGAGACGGCACCACCGCCCACGCACGTCGTCATCCCGGTGGGCACACCGCCGGTGCCGGGGCACGAGCCCGAGCACAGCAGGACGTTCGAATCGCTTTGA
- a CDS encoding MDR family NADP-dependent oxidoreductase: protein MKIEKWVVREHIEGVPDIDRMYEKVAEDIDTDLADDQMLLRTRYVAADMYLHGISLDTPLGDHVGGASVMEVLEAGPRAAFRPGDLVHGFGGWRSHLVGTGAAELWQTGTFPMVFPAFHRLDPGDYDEKLPVSTALSIMGGPGLTAWGVLNRFMTVGPGHTMVISGATGIVGTLAGQLAKRAGARVIGTTGSPGKADRLRELGFDEVVHYRHGDHAETIGNALRKAAPEGVDRYLDHLGGNITDAVFTMLNIDSQVAVCWQLATQVGQDYAGPRLLPYIMFPRTTIRGIFSLEWFSEENWAALHRDVGGLVRAGEIAYDQTVHHGIDSFPAAYRSLYTDRSASRGKVIVEL from the coding sequence GTGAAAATCGAGAAGTGGGTCGTGCGTGAGCACATCGAAGGCGTTCCCGACATCGACCGGATGTACGAGAAAGTCGCCGAGGACATCGACACCGATCTCGCCGATGACCAGATGCTGCTGCGCACCCGGTATGTGGCGGCCGACATGTACCTCCACGGGATCTCGCTGGACACCCCGCTCGGCGACCACGTCGGCGGCGCTTCGGTCATGGAGGTGCTGGAGGCCGGGCCACGGGCCGCCTTCCGGCCGGGTGACCTCGTGCACGGCTTCGGCGGCTGGCGTAGCCACCTGGTCGGCACCGGGGCGGCCGAACTCTGGCAGACCGGCACGTTCCCGATGGTGTTCCCGGCTTTTCACCGGCTCGACCCCGGCGACTACGACGAGAAGCTGCCGGTGTCCACGGCCCTGAGCATCATGGGGGGACCCGGCCTGACGGCTTGGGGCGTGCTGAACAGGTTCATGACCGTGGGACCCGGGCACACCATGGTGATCAGCGGGGCGACCGGCATCGTGGGCACCTTGGCCGGCCAGCTGGCCAAGCGCGCGGGCGCCCGGGTGATCGGCACGACCGGTTCCCCCGGGAAGGCCGATCGCCTGCGCGAGCTGGGTTTCGACGAAGTCGTGCACTACCGCCACGGCGATCACGCGGAGACGATCGGCAATGCCCTGCGCAAGGCCGCGCCCGAGGGCGTCGACCGGTACCTGGATCACTTGGGCGGCAACATCACCGACGCGGTGTTCACCATGCTCAACATCGACAGCCAGGTCGCGGTGTGCTGGCAGCTGGCGACCCAGGTCGGCCAGGACTACGCCGGCCCGCGGCTGCTGCCCTACATCATGTTCCCGCGCACCACGATCCGCGGCATCTTCTCGCTGGAGTGGTTCAGCGAAGAGAACTGGGCAGCGTTGCATCGCGACGTCGGCGGTCTGGTACGAGCCGGCGAGATCGCCTACGACCAGACCGTGCACCACGGCATCGACAGCTTCCCCGCTGCGTACCGCAGCCTCTACACGGACAGATCCGCCAGCCGTGGCAAGGTGATCGTCGAGTTGTGA
- a CDS encoding phytoene desaturase family protein has protein sequence MPVKYEPDWTARDSRPGGRPRVIIIGGGVSGMSTGCYAQMSGMDTRIFEKHVLPGGCCTAWSREGYIFDYCIEWLIGTAPGNDANQVWRELGALDGKTVRDFEMFNKVVGTDGRSVTFYNDPDRLQRHLLEVSPADAKLIKAFCRDLRRFIAIELYPFLTPPPLQPLREKLRTLRTVVPAFRLFWRTAATQMHTFADRFTDPLLRKAFRNIFFQDPQGFPMLPFLFNMAGAYHGNAGFPQGGSLGLARSIEDRYTALGGVINYRARAERVLVENGRAVGVELRNGERHYADHVVSACDGYTTIYGLLEGKYTNPTIDKLYDDLLTKPGNLFPAVFSVFVGIDGDLDSDGAHSTTYLLDSDEAAELPGALQNSLVVQLRSQYSDGFTPPGKSVLHCTYFSDFEYWQKLRAADRKDYRSRKHAAGEFVRKFLERRYPGIGERIELVDVATPATTKRYTGNFNGSILAWKAFSDAEDVVTKLTNKDRMQLPGLSGFSMAGQWVSMGGLIRAASSGRFLAQFLCQELGVRFRAWESGGTEPWHRDRLGYLPQLDARPVRLGSAE, from the coding sequence ATGCCGGTGAAGTACGAACCGGACTGGACCGCACGCGACTCGCGCCCCGGTGGGAGACCGAGGGTCATCATCATCGGCGGTGGCGTGTCCGGGATGTCCACCGGCTGCTACGCGCAGATGAGCGGCATGGACACCCGCATCTTCGAAAAGCACGTGCTGCCCGGCGGCTGCTGCACGGCGTGGTCGCGCGAGGGCTACATTTTCGACTACTGCATCGAGTGGCTGATCGGGACCGCGCCCGGCAACGACGCCAACCAGGTGTGGCGGGAACTGGGCGCGCTGGACGGCAAGACGGTCCGGGACTTCGAGATGTTCAACAAGGTCGTCGGCACCGACGGCCGGTCGGTGACCTTCTACAACGACCCCGACCGGCTGCAACGGCACCTGCTGGAGGTCTCCCCGGCGGACGCGAAGCTGATCAAGGCGTTCTGCCGGGACCTGCGGCGGTTCATCGCGATCGAGCTGTACCCGTTTCTCACGCCACCGCCGCTGCAGCCGTTGCGGGAGAAGCTGCGCACGCTGCGGACCGTGGTGCCGGCGTTCCGGCTGTTCTGGCGCACGGCCGCGACGCAGATGCACACCTTCGCCGACCGGTTCACCGATCCGTTGCTGCGCAAGGCGTTCCGCAACATCTTCTTCCAGGACCCGCAGGGCTTTCCGATGCTGCCGTTCCTGTTCAACATGGCCGGCGCCTATCACGGCAACGCGGGATTCCCGCAGGGCGGTTCGCTCGGGCTGGCCCGCTCCATCGAAGACCGGTATACCGCACTCGGCGGCGTGATCAACTATCGGGCGCGAGCCGAACGCGTACTGGTCGAAAACGGCCGCGCCGTCGGCGTCGAGCTGCGCAACGGGGAGCGGCACTACGCCGACCACGTCGTGTCCGCTTGCGACGGCTACACCACGATCTACGGGCTGCTCGAAGGGAAGTACACCAACCCGACGATCGACAAGCTTTACGACGATCTGCTGACCAAGCCGGGCAATCTGTTTCCCGCCGTGTTCTCCGTCTTCGTGGGTATCGACGGCGACCTGGACTCGGACGGCGCGCACAGCACCACCTACCTGCTCGACTCCGACGAGGCCGCCGAGCTGCCGGGCGCCTTGCAGAACAGCCTGGTGGTGCAGCTGCGCTCGCAGTACTCCGACGGGTTCACCCCGCCGGGCAAATCGGTGTTGCACTGTACGTACTTCAGCGATTTCGAGTACTGGCAGAAGCTGCGTGCCGCCGATCGCAAGGACTACCGGAGCCGCAAGCACGCGGCGGGCGAGTTCGTGCGGAAGTTCCTGGAGCGGCGTTACCCGGGGATCGGCGAGCGGATCGAACTGGTGGACGTGGCCACCCCGGCGACGACGAAGCGCTACACCGGCAACTTCAACGGCAGCATCCTGGCCTGGAAAGCGTTCTCCGACGCCGAAGACGTGGTGACCAAACTGACCAACAAGGACCGGATGCAGCTGCCCGGCCTGTCCGGCTTCTCCATGGCCGGGCAATGGGTGTCGATGGGCGGGCTGATCCGGGCCGCCTCCTCCGGCCGGTTTCTCGCCCAGTTCCTGTGCCAGGAGCTGGGAGTGCGGTTCCGGGCGTGGGAGAGCGGGGGAACCGAGCCCTGGCATCGCGACCGGCTGGGCTACCTGCCCCAGCTGGACGCGCGGCCCGTGCGTCTGGGGAGTGCCGAATGA
- a CDS encoding proline hydroxylase, whose product MQDVSSTLDRSVAGGDEVMFDIVSSPAPPRSDILRLAAGTLAAIRIPGMLSPQRCTEVMVELADCEFDHYDPAQVFPPVAKFGTGISDFYSADGLRQEYWAEAEQAAKNWQALFNDDDPVQAILDQLARSWDGPVSRATIDGQECFAGVVRQLTGGSRIHYDEIARDYPYLFDTPPIVQFGFNCYLAVPESGGELTVHRRRWLPRDEDHRDGYGWAPRVVADEPHVTLHPEVGEGIFFDSRNYHRIGANTAGRRVALGFFMGVTAENRLVLWS is encoded by the coding sequence ATGCAAGACGTCAGTTCCACGCTCGACCGGTCCGTCGCAGGCGGGGACGAGGTCATGTTCGACATCGTGTCCTCGCCCGCCCCGCCCCGTTCGGACATCCTCCGGCTCGCCGCGGGCACGCTCGCCGCGATCCGGATCCCCGGCATGCTGAGCCCGCAGCGATGTACCGAGGTGATGGTCGAGCTGGCCGACTGCGAGTTCGACCACTACGACCCCGCCCAGGTCTTCCCACCGGTGGCCAAGTTCGGCACCGGCATCTCGGATTTCTACAGTGCGGACGGGCTGCGCCAGGAATACTGGGCCGAGGCCGAACAGGCCGCCAAGAACTGGCAGGCCCTGTTCAATGACGACGACCCGGTGCAGGCCATCCTCGACCAGCTCGCCCGGAGCTGGGACGGCCCGGTCAGCCGCGCCACGATCGACGGACAGGAGTGTTTCGCCGGCGTCGTCCGCCAGCTGACCGGCGGTTCCCGCATCCACTACGACGAGATCGCCCGCGATTACCCGTACCTGTTCGACACTCCGCCGATCGTGCAGTTCGGCTTCAACTGCTACCTGGCGGTGCCCGAATCCGGCGGCGAACTCACGGTGCACCGCCGGCGCTGGCTCCCCCGCGACGAAGACCACCGCGACGGCTACGGCTGGGCACCGCGCGTGGTCGCCGACGAACCACACGTCACCCTGCACCCGGAGGTGGGGGAGGGGATCTTCTTCGACTCCCGCAACTACCACCGCATCGGCGCCAACACCGCCGGCCGCCGCGTCGCGCTCGGCTTCTTCATGGGGGTCACTGCGGAGAACCGGCTCGTCCTCTGGTCCTGA